In Mercurialis annua linkage group LG5, ddMerAnnu1.2, whole genome shotgun sequence, a single genomic region encodes these proteins:
- the LOC126679954 gene encoding receptor-like protein EIX2 isoform X2, translating into MTISRIFIILFFWFQFQGIFIHFVFCDGSCIPGEREALLQFKNDLTGPLNRLESWFNDSDCCKWSGVVCHNVTGHVLELRVTSFSEDEYYASYDDDDDAPHYREYAKKSVFGGKINPSLLNLKHLKYLDLSYNNFGGIPIPKFLGSMTSLRYLNLGAAGFGGTVPHQFGNLSNLQYLNLNGDDYFYHPRYVESLRWLSSLRSLEFFDLSYVDLSKAYDWLYVLNTLPSLAELHLSGCDLYPIDHHLLLVNFSSLVILDLRGAFQPQEVLVPHWISGIKTLTFLDLAANDFLGPIPFHIQNLTSLIQLDLSYNEFNSSIPDWSVAFFQLQFLRLHSNLLDGRIPSSIGNLTSLSTIDLSNNYGLKGGIPASFKNLCNLRSLKLSSLPMFQEINEVLEILSACLFRKLESLVLDSCSLSGHLTNHLVELKNLVKLDLKNNSIYGQIPESLGELNSLSYLDLGSNNLNGTLPSSFGMLENLQKIDLSQNALEGQVTETHFTKLRNLKSFKASGNRLVLRVSPDWVSPFQHIEELELESWHVGPLFPAWLRPLQHLNTVDLANSKISSPLPIWFLNMSLSSFVINLSHNQMHGNIPYINLSSSGPIDSEGSYIDLSSNRFEGPLPQVSSNLTVLDLSNNSFSGSISNFLCGSMHEINAMAFLNLGKNHLSGEIPDCWESWKNLRVLTLSDNNFRGKFPASIGTLSIVEFLDIHNNSMSGEIPLSIQKWSYLHILDLRDNQFTGDISTWMTGEQLHQLVILNLRQNKFHGQGSQKWIHSWDMGALRVITSSAVMSKGRTMEYDSILTYVRSFDLSNNKLSGEIPEEITSLVQLQSLNLSHNLLNGRIPDDVGAMKSLQSLDFSQNLLIGEIPQSMSSLSSLSHLNLSYNKLSGRIPESTQLGSLEASSFIGNNLFGPPLTEETRNTRTVQTEKESRTTGEEAEVVDWFYLYVSIAPGFVVGFWVVVGPLAFNRRWRDLYFAYLNQLWNKILEFFNCML; encoded by the exons ATGACGATTAGTAGAATCTTTATCATTCTTTTCTTTTGGTTTCAGTTCCAAGGAATCTTTATTCATTTTGTTTTCTGCGACGGAAGCTGCATCCCTGGTGAAAGAGAAGCTCTTTTGCAGTTCAAGAATGATCTTACCGGTCCTTTAAACCGGCTGGAATCCTGGTTTAACGATAGTGATTGCTGTAAATGGAGCGGTGTCGTCTGCCATAACGTGACTGGTCACGTCCTTGAGCTCCGCGTCACAAGTTTTTCTGAAGATGAATATTATGCCAgttatgatgatgatgatgatgctcCTCATTATAGGGAGTATGCAAAGAAATCAGTATTTGGAGGTAAGATCAATCCATCTTTGCTAAACTTGAAGCACTTGAAATATTTAGATCTCAGCTACAATAATTTTGGAGGAATTCCAATCCCAAAATTTCTGGGCTCTATGACAAGTCTAAGATACCTTAATCTTGGTGCAGCGGGATTTGGAGGAACTGTACCTCATCAATTTGGTAACCTCTCAAATTTACAGTACCTAAATCTCAATGGAGATGATTACTTTTATCATCCTAGATATGTTGAGAGCTTACGTTGGCTCTCTAGTCTTAGATCACTAGAATTCTTTGACCTGAGTTATGTGGACCTTAGTAAAGCTTATGATTGGCTATACGTGTTAAATACGCTTCCTTCACTTGCGGAATTACACTTATCAGGCTGTGATCTTTATCCAATCGATCATCATCTTCTCTTGGTTAACTTTTCATCCCTTGTGATTCTTGATTTAAGAGGTGCTTTTCAACCCCAGGAGGTCTTAGTTCCCCATTGGATTTCTGGCATTAAAACTTTGACTTTTCTTGATCTTGCAGCGAATGATTTTCTTGGACCTATACCTTTTCATATTCAAAACTTGACCTCGCTGATACAACTAGATTTATCATATAATGAGTTCAATTCTTCCATACCAGATTGGTCTGTTGCTTTTTTCCAACTTCAGTTTCTTCGCCTTCATTCTAATCTGTTAGATGGTAGAATACCAAGTAGCATTGGAAATTTGACTTCCCTCAGTACCATTGACTTGTCGAATAATTATGGACTCAAAGGAGGAATTCCAGCATCATTCAAAAATCTATGCAATTTGAGGTCACTTAAACTATCATCTTTGCCCATGTTCCAAGAGATTAATGAGGTCCTTGAAATTCTGTCAGCGTGTCTCTTCCGCAAGCTAGAGTCATTGGTTTTGGATTCATGTAGCTTATCAGGTCATCTCACTAATCATCTTGTGGAATTGAAGAATCTAGTCAAATTGGATCTTAAGAATAATTCAATTTATGGTCAAATTCCAGAGAGTTTAGGGGAGCTGAATTCTTTGAGTTACCTCGACCTAGGGAGCAACAACTTGAATGGGACACTCCCAAGCAGTTTTGGAATGCTTGAAAATTTACAAAAGATAGATTTATCACAAAATGCATTAGAGGGTCAAGTTACTGAAACTCATTTCACAAAGCTCAGAAATCTAAAGAGCTTCAAGGCATCTGGGAACCGTCTAGTTCTAAGAGTTAGCCCTGATTGGGTTTCTCCTTTTCAACACATTGAAGAATTAGAGTTAGAGTCCTGGCATGTTGGCCCTTTGTTTCCCGCATGGCTTCGTCCGCTTCAACATTTAAACACTGTCGACTTGGCCAACTCCAAAATTTCAAGTCCCCTTCCTATTTGGTTCCTTAACATGTCTCTCTCATCCTTTGTTATCAATCTTTCTCATAATCAAATGCATGGAAATATTCCATACATCAATTTGAGCTCTAGCGGTCCCATTGATTCTGAAGGTTCATACATTGACTTGAGCTCAAACCGGTTTGAAGGTCCACTACCTCAAGTGTCTTCCAATCTCACAGTTTTGGATCTTTCCAACAACTCATTTTCAGGGTCAATATCTAACTTCTTATGTGGTAGCATGCATGAGATAAATGCTATGGCTTTCCTTAACCTTGGGAAAAATCATTTATCTGGTGAGATACCCGATTGCTGGGAGAGCTGGAAGAATTTAAGAGTCCTTACACTAAGCGACAACAATTTCAGAGGAAAATTCCCTGCATCAATTGGAACATTAAGCATAGTCGAGTTTTTGGACATCCACAACAATAGTATGTCAGGTGAAATACCACTGTCAATTCAAAAGTGGAGCTACTTACATATACTTGACTTGCGTGACAACCAATTTACAGGAGATATCTCAACATGGATGACAGGTGAACAGCTTCATCAGTTAGTAATTCTCAATCTTCGTCAAAATAAATTCCACG GACAGGGTAGTCAAAAATGGATCCATAGCTGGGACATGGGTGCATTGAGAGTTATAACGAGTTCTGCCGTTATGAGTAAGGGAAGAACAATGGAATATGACAGTATTCTTACTTATGTAAGAAGTTTTGACCTTTCAAATAATAAGCTATCTGGAGAGATTCCCGAAGAAATAACAAGCCTTGTACAACTACAATCTTTGAACTTGTCGCATAATCTTTTAAATGGGAGAATTCCTGACGACGTGGGGGCTATGAAATCACTGCAATCTCTTGATTTTTCTCAGAACCTGCTTATTGGTGAAATCCCACAAAGCATGTCAAGCTTATCAAGTTTGAGCCACCTAAACTTATCCTACAACAAATTGTCAGGAAGAATTCCTGAAAGCACTCAGTTAGGAAGTTTGGAGGCATCAAGTTTCATCGGCAACAACCTTTTCGGGCCACCGCTTACTGAGGAAACGAGAAACACTCGTACTGTTCAGACTGAGAAAGAAAGCAGAACAACAGGCGAAGAAGCTGAAGTGGTGGATTGGTTCTACTTGTATGTGAGCATTGCTCCAGGATTTGTGGTAGGGTTTTGGGTTGTAGTGGGTCCTTTAGCTTTTAACAGACGCTGGAGGGATTTATATTTTGCCTACTTAAATCAGTTATGGAACAAAATTTTGGAATTCTTTAATTGTatgttataa
- the LOC126679954 gene encoding receptor-like protein EIX2 isoform X1: MTISRIFIILFFWFQFQGIFIHFVFCDGSCIPGEREALLQFKNDLTGPLNRLESWFNDSDCCKWSGVVCHNVTGHVLELRVTSFSEDEYYASYDDDDDAPHYREYAKKSVFGGKINPSLLNLKHLKYLDLSYNNFGGIPIPKFLGSMTSLRYLNLGAAGFGGTVPHQFGNLSNLQYLNLNGDDYFYHPRYVESLRWLSSLRSLEFFDLSYVDLSKAYDWLYVLNTLPSLAELHLSGCDLYPIDHHLLLVNFSSLVILDLRGAFQPQEVLVPHWISGIKTLTFLDLAANDFLGPIPFHIQNLTSLIQLDLSYNEFNSSIPDWSVAFFQLQFLRLHSNLLDGRIPSSIGNLTSLSTIDLSNNYGLKGGIPASFKNLCNLRSLKLSSLPMFQEINEVLEILSACLFRKLESLVLDSCSLSGHLTNHLVELKNLVKLDLKNNSIYGQIPESLGELNSLSYLDLGSNNLNGTLPSSFGMLENLQKIDLSQNALEGQVTETHFTKLRNLKSFKASGNRLVLRVSPDWVSPFQHIEELELESWHVGPLFPAWLRPLQHLNTVDLANSKISSPLPIWFLNMSLSSFVINLSHNQMHGNIPYINLSSSGPIDSEGSYIDLSSNRFEGPLPQVSSNLTVLDLSNNSFSGSISNFLCGSMHEINAMAFLNLGKNHLSGEIPDCWESWKNLRVLTLSDNNFRGKFPASIGTLSIVEFLDIHNNSMSGEIPLSIQKWSYLHILDLRDNQFTGDISTWMTGEQLHQLVILNLRQNKFHGQISKKLCHMTSLQILDLAYNNLSGTIPKCISNLTAMETGQGSQKWIHSWDMGALRVITSSAVMSKGRTMEYDSILTYVRSFDLSNNKLSGEIPEEITSLVQLQSLNLSHNLLNGRIPDDVGAMKSLQSLDFSQNLLIGEIPQSMSSLSSLSHLNLSYNKLSGRIPESTQLGSLEASSFIGNNLFGPPLTEETRNTRTVQTEKESRTTGEEAEVVDWFYLYVSIAPGFVVGFWVVVGPLAFNRRWRDLYFAYLNQLWNKILEFFNCML, translated from the coding sequence ATGACGATTAGTAGAATCTTTATCATTCTTTTCTTTTGGTTTCAGTTCCAAGGAATCTTTATTCATTTTGTTTTCTGCGACGGAAGCTGCATCCCTGGTGAAAGAGAAGCTCTTTTGCAGTTCAAGAATGATCTTACCGGTCCTTTAAACCGGCTGGAATCCTGGTTTAACGATAGTGATTGCTGTAAATGGAGCGGTGTCGTCTGCCATAACGTGACTGGTCACGTCCTTGAGCTCCGCGTCACAAGTTTTTCTGAAGATGAATATTATGCCAgttatgatgatgatgatgatgctcCTCATTATAGGGAGTATGCAAAGAAATCAGTATTTGGAGGTAAGATCAATCCATCTTTGCTAAACTTGAAGCACTTGAAATATTTAGATCTCAGCTACAATAATTTTGGAGGAATTCCAATCCCAAAATTTCTGGGCTCTATGACAAGTCTAAGATACCTTAATCTTGGTGCAGCGGGATTTGGAGGAACTGTACCTCATCAATTTGGTAACCTCTCAAATTTACAGTACCTAAATCTCAATGGAGATGATTACTTTTATCATCCTAGATATGTTGAGAGCTTACGTTGGCTCTCTAGTCTTAGATCACTAGAATTCTTTGACCTGAGTTATGTGGACCTTAGTAAAGCTTATGATTGGCTATACGTGTTAAATACGCTTCCTTCACTTGCGGAATTACACTTATCAGGCTGTGATCTTTATCCAATCGATCATCATCTTCTCTTGGTTAACTTTTCATCCCTTGTGATTCTTGATTTAAGAGGTGCTTTTCAACCCCAGGAGGTCTTAGTTCCCCATTGGATTTCTGGCATTAAAACTTTGACTTTTCTTGATCTTGCAGCGAATGATTTTCTTGGACCTATACCTTTTCATATTCAAAACTTGACCTCGCTGATACAACTAGATTTATCATATAATGAGTTCAATTCTTCCATACCAGATTGGTCTGTTGCTTTTTTCCAACTTCAGTTTCTTCGCCTTCATTCTAATCTGTTAGATGGTAGAATACCAAGTAGCATTGGAAATTTGACTTCCCTCAGTACCATTGACTTGTCGAATAATTATGGACTCAAAGGAGGAATTCCAGCATCATTCAAAAATCTATGCAATTTGAGGTCACTTAAACTATCATCTTTGCCCATGTTCCAAGAGATTAATGAGGTCCTTGAAATTCTGTCAGCGTGTCTCTTCCGCAAGCTAGAGTCATTGGTTTTGGATTCATGTAGCTTATCAGGTCATCTCACTAATCATCTTGTGGAATTGAAGAATCTAGTCAAATTGGATCTTAAGAATAATTCAATTTATGGTCAAATTCCAGAGAGTTTAGGGGAGCTGAATTCTTTGAGTTACCTCGACCTAGGGAGCAACAACTTGAATGGGACACTCCCAAGCAGTTTTGGAATGCTTGAAAATTTACAAAAGATAGATTTATCACAAAATGCATTAGAGGGTCAAGTTACTGAAACTCATTTCACAAAGCTCAGAAATCTAAAGAGCTTCAAGGCATCTGGGAACCGTCTAGTTCTAAGAGTTAGCCCTGATTGGGTTTCTCCTTTTCAACACATTGAAGAATTAGAGTTAGAGTCCTGGCATGTTGGCCCTTTGTTTCCCGCATGGCTTCGTCCGCTTCAACATTTAAACACTGTCGACTTGGCCAACTCCAAAATTTCAAGTCCCCTTCCTATTTGGTTCCTTAACATGTCTCTCTCATCCTTTGTTATCAATCTTTCTCATAATCAAATGCATGGAAATATTCCATACATCAATTTGAGCTCTAGCGGTCCCATTGATTCTGAAGGTTCATACATTGACTTGAGCTCAAACCGGTTTGAAGGTCCACTACCTCAAGTGTCTTCCAATCTCACAGTTTTGGATCTTTCCAACAACTCATTTTCAGGGTCAATATCTAACTTCTTATGTGGTAGCATGCATGAGATAAATGCTATGGCTTTCCTTAACCTTGGGAAAAATCATTTATCTGGTGAGATACCCGATTGCTGGGAGAGCTGGAAGAATTTAAGAGTCCTTACACTAAGCGACAACAATTTCAGAGGAAAATTCCCTGCATCAATTGGAACATTAAGCATAGTCGAGTTTTTGGACATCCACAACAATAGTATGTCAGGTGAAATACCACTGTCAATTCAAAAGTGGAGCTACTTACATATACTTGACTTGCGTGACAACCAATTTACAGGAGATATCTCAACATGGATGACAGGTGAACAGCTTCATCAGTTAGTAATTCTCAATCTTCGTCAAAATAAATTCCACGGTCAGATATCCAAAAAACTATGCCACATGACCTCTTTACAAATTTTGGATCTTGCCTATAACAATCTCAGTGGAACTATACCGAAATGTATCAGTAACTTGACTGCAATGGAAACAGGACAGGGTAGTCAAAAATGGATCCATAGCTGGGACATGGGTGCATTGAGAGTTATAACGAGTTCTGCCGTTATGAGTAAGGGAAGAACAATGGAATATGACAGTATTCTTACTTATGTAAGAAGTTTTGACCTTTCAAATAATAAGCTATCTGGAGAGATTCCCGAAGAAATAACAAGCCTTGTACAACTACAATCTTTGAACTTGTCGCATAATCTTTTAAATGGGAGAATTCCTGACGACGTGGGGGCTATGAAATCACTGCAATCTCTTGATTTTTCTCAGAACCTGCTTATTGGTGAAATCCCACAAAGCATGTCAAGCTTATCAAGTTTGAGCCACCTAAACTTATCCTACAACAAATTGTCAGGAAGAATTCCTGAAAGCACTCAGTTAGGAAGTTTGGAGGCATCAAGTTTCATCGGCAACAACCTTTTCGGGCCACCGCTTACTGAGGAAACGAGAAACACTCGTACTGTTCAGACTGAGAAAGAAAGCAGAACAACAGGCGAAGAAGCTGAAGTGGTGGATTGGTTCTACTTGTATGTGAGCATTGCTCCAGGATTTGTGGTAGGGTTTTGGGTTGTAGTGGGTCCTTTAGCTTTTAACAGACGCTGGAGGGATTTATATTTTGCCTACTTAAATCAGTTATGGAACAAAATTTTGGAATTCTTTAATTGTatgttataa
- the LOC126679953 gene encoding receptor-like protein EIX2, with amino-acid sequence MMISRIFIILFIWFQFQGIFIHFVFCCIPGEREALLQFKNELTDPSNRLASWIHDSDCCRWSGVVCHNVTGNVLELHVTSNFSLDEDLLYGTISVFGGKINPSLLNLKHLKYLDLSYNNFGGIPIPKFLGSMTSLRYLNLGAAGFGGMIPHQLGNLSNLQYLNLNDYFYVESLHWISSLRSLEFFDLSHVNLRKAYDWLHVLNTLPSLAELHLSGCELYPVHLPLVNFSSLAILDLTTAFQPQEVLVPHWIFGIKTLTSLDLSGNHFLGPIPSHIQNLTSLIQLGLASNEFNSSIPDWLDGFSQLEFLYLQSNRLEGRIPSSIGNCTSLDSIDLSDNYFLGPIPSHIQNLTSLIQLDLSYNGFNSSIPDWWDGFSQLEFLYLQSNGLEGRIPSSLGNLTSLNTIDLSYNKELEGGIPASFKNLCNLRSLNLGNNNLNGTLPDSFGMLENLQNIDLSQNALEGKVSETHFTKLKNLKSFKASGNRLVLRVNPEWVSPFQHIEELELGSWHVGPLFPAWLRPLKHLYSLDLSNSKISSTLPIWFLNMSLSGVNINLSHNQMHGNIPYINSDIDLSSNHFEGPLPQVSSNLRLLDLSNNSFSGSISNFLCGNMRTINDMSVLNLGKNRLYGELPNCWENWKNLRSLTLSDNNFSGKFPPSIGTLSEIEFLDIHNNNMSGEIPLSLQNWKNLIALDLRDNELGGDISTWTTGEAHHLAILNLRRNKFHGQISEKLCHMAPLQILDLADNNLSGSIPKCISNLTAMKTEGASGQWLRPYTRAVMIYIVSATIMSKGRTMEYDRILRYVRSFDLSNNKLSGEIPEEITSLVQLQSLNLSNNLLDGRIPENIGAMQSLESLDFSENQLIGEIPQSMASLSYLNYLNLSYNKLSGKIPVSTQLGNLEASSFIGNNLSGPPLTKDPRDTHTVQIEKKSGTADEEAEVVDLFYLYVSIAPGFVVGFWAVVAPLAFNRRWRHLYFAYLNQLWNKICECF; translated from the coding sequence ATGATGATTAGTAGAATCTTTATCATTCTTTTCATTTGGTTTCAGTTCCAAGGAATCTTTATTCATTTCGTTTTCTGCTGCATCCCTGGTGAAAGAGAAGCTCTTTTGCAGTTCAAGAATGAGCTCACCGATCCTTCAAACCGGCTGGCATCTTGGATTCACGATAGCGATTGCTGCAGATGGAGCGGTGTCGTCTGCCATAACGTGACTGGCAATGTCCTTGAGCTCCACGTCACAAGTAATTTCTCACTTGATGAAGACTTGCTGTATGGAACGATATCAGTGTTTGGAGGTAAGATCAATCCATCTTTGCTGAACTTGAAGCACTTGAAATATTTAGATCTCAGCTACAATAATTTTGGAGGAATTCCAATCCCAAAATTTCTGGGCTCTATGACAAGTCTAAGATACCTTAATCTTGGTGCAGCAGGATTTGGAGGAATGATTCCCCATCAACTTGGAAATCTCTCAAATTTGCAGTACCTAAATCTAAATGATTACTTTTATGTTGAGAGCTTACATTGGATTTCTAGTCTTAGATCACTAGAATTCTTTGACCTGAGTCATGTGAACCTTAGGAAAGCTTATGATTGGCTACACGTCTTAAATACGCTTCCTTCACTTGCGGAATTACACTTGTCAGGCTGTGAGCTTTATCCCGTCCATCTTCCCTTGGTTAACTTTTCATCCCTTGCAATACTTGATTTAACTACTGCTTTTCAACCTCAGGAGGTCTTAGTGCCCCATTGGATTTTTGGCATTAAAACTTTGACTTCCCTTGATCTTTCAGGGAATCATTTCCTTGGACCTATACCATCTCATATTCAAAACTTGACCTCGCTGATACAACTCGGTTTAGCATCTAATGAGTTCAATTCTTCCATACCAGATTGGTTGGATGGTTTTTCTCAACTTGAGTTTCTTTACCTTCAATCGAATCGGTTAGAAGGTAGAATTCCAAGTAGCATCGGAAATTGCACTTCCCTCGATTCCATTGACTTGTCCGATAATTATTTCCTTGGACCTATACCTTCTCATATTCAAAACTTGACCTCGCTGATACAACTCGATTTATCATATAATGGGTTCAATTCTTCCATACCAGATTGGTGGGATGGTTTTTCTCAACTTGAGTTTCTTTACCTTCAATCCAATGGGTTAGAAGGTAGAATTCCAAGTAGCCTTGGAAATTTGACTTCCCTCAATACAATTGACTTGTCCTATAACAAAGAACTTGAAGGAGGAATTCCAGCATCATTCAAAAATCTTTGCAATTTGAGGTCACTTAATCTAGGGAACAACAACCTGAATGGAACACTTCCTGACAGTTTTGGAATGCttgaaaatttacaaaacatagATTTATCACAAAATGCATTAGAGGGTAAAGTTTCTGAAACTCATTTCACAAAGCTCAAAAATCTAAAGAGCTTCAAGGCATCTGGGAACCGTCTAGTTCTAAGAGTTAACCCTGAATGGGTTTCTCCTTTTCAACACATTGAAGAATTAGAGTTAGGGTCGTGGCATGTCGGCCCTTTATTTCCGGCATGGCTTCGTCCGCTTAAGCACTTATACAGTCTCGACTTGTCCAACTCAAAAATTTCAAGCACCCTTCCTATTTGGTTCCTTAACATGTCTCTCTCAGGAGTTAATATCAATCTTTCTCATAATCAAATGCATGGAAATATTCCATACATCAATTCAGACATTGACTTGAGCTCAAATCATTTCGAAGGTCCACTGCCTCAAGTGTCTTCCAATCTCAGACTTTTGGATCTTTCCAACAATTCATTTTCAGGGTCGATATCTAACTTCTTATGTGGTAACATGCGTACGATAAATGATATGTCAGTCCTTAACCTTGGGAAAAATCGTTTATATGGTGAGTTACCCAATTGCTGGGAGAACTGGAAGAATTTAAGATCCCTCACACTAAGCGACAACAATTTCAGTGGAAAATTCCCTCCATCAATCGGAACACTAAGTGAAATCGAGTTTTTGGACATCCACAACAACAATATGTCTGGTGAAATACCATTGTCACTTCAAAATTGGAAAAACTTAATTGCACTTGACTTGCGCGACAATGAATTGGGAGGAGACATTTCAACATGGACGACAGGAGAAGCTCATCATTTAGCAATTCTCAATCTTCGTCGAAATAAATTTCATGGTCAGATATCCGAGAAACTATGTCACATGGCGCCTTTACAAATTTTGGATCTTGCCGATAACAATCTCAGTGGATCTATACCGAAATGTATCAGTAATTTGACTGCAATGAAAACAGAAGGGGCCAGTGGACAATGGCTCCGTCCATATACGCGCGCAGTGATGATCTATATAGTGAGTGCTACCATTATGAGCAAGGGAAGAACAATGGAATACGACAGAATTCTTCGTTATGTGAGGAGCTTTGACCTTTCAAATAACAAGCTATCTGGAGAGATTCCTGAAGAGATAACAAGCCTAGTACAGCTACAATCTTTGAACTTGTCAAACAATCTTTTAGATGGGAGAATTCCAGAGAATATAGGTGCTATGCAATCACTGGAATCTCTCGATTTTTCTGAAAACCAGCTTATTGGTGAAATCCCACAAAGCATGGCAAGCTTGTCATATTTGAACTACTTAAACTTATCCTACAACAAATTGTCAGGAAAAATTCCTGTAAGCACTCAGTTAGGAAATTTGGAGGCCTCAAGTTTCATCGGCAACAACCTTTCTGGGCCTCCGCTTACTAAGGACCCGAGAGACACTCATACAGTTCAGATCGAGAAGAAAAGCGGAACAGCAGACGAAGAAGCTGAAGTGGTGGATTTGTTCTACTTGTATGTGAGCATTGCTCCAGGATTTGTGGTGGGGTTTTGGGCTGTAGTGGCTCCTTTAGCTTTCAACAGACGCTGGAGGCATTTATATTTTGCTTACTTAAACCAGCTGTGGAACAAAATTTGTGAATGCTTTTAG